Proteins from one Triticum aestivum cultivar Chinese Spring chromosome 7A, IWGSC CS RefSeq v2.1, whole genome shotgun sequence genomic window:
- the LOC123149459 gene encoding uncharacterized protein has protein sequence MASMAGAPRVRSLNIAAPEADARPVLVPAGNKAPAAARKPSPKPLRKATAATPEKPPAAAAAKGGEEQGAKKEEAAATAGGATKGGSPPLPSPRRTPLRKPHDAPAVVLDASCSSEASVDSLRGRASGGRTERSWSQPAAPKRGKAACKAVEKHADVALVTREAVQGKRRCAWVTPTTDPHYVTFHDEEWGVPVHDDRRLFELLVLSGALAELSWPEILKKRQIFREIFTNFDLIAVSNINEKKLVAPGSIARSLLSEQKLRAVLENARQIVKIADEFGSFSQYCWGFLNHKPIVSKIRYPRQVPVKSPKADMMSKDMVRRGLRGVGPTVIYSFMQAAGLTNDHLVSCFRFKECKPSPTLGTSDADRAKTEAERKTEEPRTKAHGEEMTVNSDPSTAIDTLTIS, from the exons ATGGCTTCCATGGCGGGGGCGCCGAGGGTCAGGTCGCTCAACATCGCGGCGCCGGAGGCGGACGCGAGGCCGGTGCTGGTGCCGGCGGGCAACAAGGCCCCGGCGGCTGCGCGGAAGCCTTCTCCCAAGCCGCTGCGGAAGGCGACGGCGGCCACGCCGGAGAAGCCTCCGGCCGCcgcggcagccaaggggggtgaGGAGCAGGGCGCGAAGAAGGAGGAGGCGGCCGCCACCGCTGGCGGCGCGACGAAGGGGGGCTCGCCCCCATTGCCGTCGCCGAGGCGGACCCCGCTGAGGAAGCCGCACGATGCGCCGGCGGTGGTCCTCGACGCGTCCTGCTCCTCGGAGGCCTCCGTGGATTCTCTCCGCGGCCGGGCCTCCGGCGGAAGGACGGAGAGGAGCTGGTCCCAGCCGGCCGCGCCCAAGCGTGGGAAGGCTGCGTGTAAGGCGGTGGAGAAGCATGCCGATGTCGCTCTGGTGACGCGGGAGGCCGTCCAAGGGAAGAGGAGGTGCGCCTGGGTGACTCCGACCACCG ATCCTCACTATGTCACTTTCCATGATGAGGAATGGGGGGTTCCAGTTCACGACGACAG GAGATTGTTCGAGCTACTTGTATTATCTGGTGCATTAGCAGAACTATCATGGCCTGAAATTCTCAAGAAGAGACAAATTTTCAG AGAAATTTTCACGAACTTCGATCTGATTGCTGTTTCCAATATAAATGAAAAGAAGCTGGTAGCGCCAGGAAGCATTGCCAGGTCCCTTTTGTCAGAGCAAAAGCTGCGAGCAGTCCTCGAAAACGCTCGCCAGATAGTTAAG ATTGCAGATGAATTTGGATCCTTCAGTCAATACTGCTGGGGTTTTCTGAACCACAAACCGATAGTAAGCAAAATCCGATATCCAAGGCAAGTCCCTGTCAAGAGCCCCAAGGCAGACATGATGAGCAAGGACATGGTGCGAAGGGGACTCCGAGGCGTGGGCCCAACAGTCATATATTCCTTCATGCAGGCAGCAGGGCTAACCAATGATCACCTGGTCAGTTGCTTCCGTTTCAAAGAATGCAAGCCGTCTCCAACCCTTGGCACGAGCGACGCCGACAGGGCGAAGACAGAGGCAGAACGAAAAACGGAGGAGCCGAGAACAAAAGCCCACGGGGAGGAGATGACCGTAAACTCGGACCCGTCGACGGCGATCGACACGCTCACCATTTCGTAG
- the LOC123149458 gene encoding uncharacterized protein produces the protein MLEDFFTLTEIKDGISTTARIAELVSEIQKLRDAADFSTADFIRQCSTAAKTLGSTNNEECLQHFVQLNGIGYLNQWLQDAQNCSKEVSSSAEGLINEILTALERLPVDDIHKAPCGLIPTVHQLLSHENTEISQKARLLCQKWSSAPNYGENDRQIDAKEAYQAADLKPPEASQEMENNKHGGANEAATAEAKSNHDTLTSSVVPLQDLSLINNNTDMTKQPPMPASPNSSDGQEVLVQVNSSVSSLASQGGLPNASVTEETSSSNDVGLVTNGKLSDTLNLKSDTGHVTQVIGSTIDAKCLENVNSENSFDSIKIDLGDQNVSSSLDIKKGNSFAAGQSCSDNNAIEALNHLANASGSLQYSSEDSMGKEEGPTSSSGTDDKDTGGEFWLTRSAKSFGDSSKAAETKLNAVEGEKSPPSTEYDDTDALEVARLVAIEVEREVIDYRGDYCSSPDISSKNVDSPHVEARQHTEPPVHESNENKSSTTVVDSGNSSSLKEDGVGITDDSGPINSRKNTQGVDMVDFDLNANQYHEETDYHPKSSANNSVNLSTPIAVAASRGSLVFPARLQFEGALGWKGSAATSAFRPASVPRTPDREKSMSASSQKTRNVMFDLNVDESENTIAGESLSTAFWLRSSDIAPKDISGADGASTGLELDLNNPCEEEEAATTSPAVPSFWSHEQCHGRWSQPSSSSSSRQPTAKNFDLNDNVSFFDASSRGKGESYVKTSTNNTSDHSEVMIMGKRVALGQKEHRSPNQYNFLGPSMESSLLVRSTQSYAHTPPDFSVFGYPSQPAAMPLPPPLYAPGGAPYMVDARGAAVVPPLPGLGVGISHPSFTSRTIQPVPSEFGYMNASMDFNYALSSEGARREVGGYWPVPFQGHTVFLDERMRSTSQGGSSGTGLVSKRKEPDSGWDIYPRR, from the coding sequence ATGCTTGAGGATTTCTTTACTCTGACTGAGATAAAGGATGGCATTTCAACTACGGCAAGAATAGCAGAGCTGGTTTCTGAGATCCAAAAGCTGAGAGATGCTGCTGATTTTAGTACAGCTGATTTCATAAGGCAGTGTTCAACAGCTGCAAAAACACTTGGATCTACCAACAATGAAGAATGTCTTCAGCATTTTGTTCAGCTAAATGGTATTGGTTATCTCAATCAGTGGCTTCAGGATGCTCAAAACTGCAGCAAGGAAGTCAGCAGTTCAGCAGAAGGTTTGATAAATGAAATATTAACTGCATTGGAGCGGCTACCAGTTGATGATATACATAAAGCTCCTTGTGGTTTAATTCCCACTGTTCATCAGCTACTTTCTCATGAAAATACAGAGATCAGTCAAAAGGCAAGATTACTTTGCCAGAAATGGAGCAGTGCACCAAATTATGGGGAAAATGACCGACAAATAGATGCAAAAGAAGCGTACCAGGCTGCTGATCTTAAGCCCCCAGAAGCTAGCCAGGAAATGGAAAATAATAAACACGGCGGAGCAAATGAAGCTGCAACTGCAGAAGCTAAATCAAACCATGATACATTAACTTCCTCGGTTGTTCCTTTGCAGGATCTGTCCCTTATCAATAATAACACAGACATGACAAAGCAGCCTCCAATGCCAGCATCCCCAAATTCCTCGGATGGACAGGAGGTTTTAGTGCAGGTGAACTCCTCAGTTTCATCTCTTGCATCTCAGGGCGGCCTACCGAATGCGTCTGTTACCGAGGAGACTTCTTCCTCCAATGACGTAGGTTTAGTCACCAATGGCAAGTTGTCAGATACTCTCAACCTAAAGAGTGACACTGGGCATGTTACTCAAGTAATAGGTTCGACCATAGATGCCAAGTGTCTTGAGAATGTCAACTCAGAGAACTCATTTGACAGTATCAAAATTGATTTGGGGGACCAAAATGTTTCAAGTAGCTTGGATATCAAAAAAGGCAATTCCTTTGCAGCAGGTCAGTCGTGCTCTGATAATAATGCAATTGAAGCTTTGAACCATCTTGCAAATGCAAGCGGTAGTTTGCAATATTCGTCGGAGGACAGCATGGGCAAAGAAGAAGGGCCTACATCATCATCAGGTACAGATGATAAAGACACTGGCGGTGAATTTTGGTTGACAAGATCTGCGAAGAGCTTTGGGGATTCCTCAAAGGCAGCAGAGACAAAGTTGAATGCAGTAGAGGGAGAGAAGTCACCACCATCGACAGAGTATGATGATACTGATGCACTGGAAGTAGCACGTCTCGTTGCAATTGAGGTGGAGCGGGAAGTAATTGACTACAGGGGAGACTATTGCAGTTCTCCTGACATTAGTTCCAAAAATGTAGATAGTCCTCATGTGGAAGCAAGGCAGCACACTGAACCCCCTGTTCATGAATCAAATGAGAATAAATCCTCCACTACGGTGGTGGATTCAGGAAATTCCTCGTCTCTTAAGGAGGATGGTGTGGGCATCACAGATGACAGCGGTCCTATTAATAGCAGAAAGAACACACAGGGTGTGGATATGGTAGACTTTGATCTTAATGCAAATCAGTACCATGAGGAAACCGATTATCATCCAAAGTCCAGTGCTAATAATTCTGTAAATTTATCAACTCCTATAGCTGTGGCTGCTTCTAGAGGCTCACTTGTATTTCCAGCTCGCCTCCAATTCGAAGGTGCACTGGGGTGGAAAGGCTCTGCTGCAACCAGTGCTTTTCGGCCAGCTTCTGTTCCGCGTACTCCTGACAGAGAGAAGTCAATGTCAGCCTCTTCACAGAAAACAAGAAATGTGATGTTTGACTTGAATGTAGATGAAAGTGAAAATACTATTGCTGGTGAGTCACTTTCAACAGCCTTCTGGCTTCGTTCTTCCGACATAGCTCCCAAGGATATCTCTGGAGCTGATGGTGCTAGTACGGGGCTTGAACTTGACCTTAATAACCCATGTGAAGAGGAGGAAGCTGCTACCACCTCACCTGCTGTACCATCATTCTGGAGTCATGAACAATGTCATGGCAGATGGAGCCagccctcttcctcttcatcttcaagGCAACCTACTGCAAAGAACTTTGACTTGAATGACAATGTATCCTTCTTTGATGCCTCTTCCCGAGGCAAGGGGGAGTCCTATGTCAAGACTTCCACGAACAATACATCAGACCATTCTGAAGTCATGATTATGGGCAAGAGAGTTGCACTTGGACAGAAGGAGCACCGCAGCCCAAACCAGTATAACTTTCTGGGGCCAAGTATGGAATCTAGTCTCCTTGTGAGGTCAACGCAGTCATATGCACACACGCCTCCTGATTTCAGTGTTTTCGGCTATCCTTCTCAACCTGCTGccatgcctttgcctcctcctctctATGCACCTGGAGGTGCTCCTTACATGGTTGATGCTAGGGGTGCAGCAGTGGTGCCTCCATTGCCGGGCCTAGGTGTTGGCATTTCTCATCCATCTTTCACCAGCAGAACAATTCAACCTGTGCCTAGTGAATTTGGCTACATGAATGCAAGCATGGATTTCAACTATGCTCTCTCATCTGAAGGCGCACGAAGGGAAGTTGGCGGCTATTGGCCTGTGCCATTCCAAGGTCATACCGTCTTTCTTGATGAACGTATGAGAAGTACATCACAAGGTGGCAGCTCTGGTACTGGGTTGGTATCGAAGCGGAAAGAACCTGACTCAGGTTGGGATATCTACCCCCGGCGCTGA